One Spea bombifrons isolate aSpeBom1 chromosome 1, aSpeBom1.2.pri, whole genome shotgun sequence DNA window includes the following coding sequences:
- the LOC128481733 gene encoding forkhead box protein I1c-like, producing MNSVHLSAHQRSTTSSLHQPHPKSAQEAPEMAVYCENFSMYHQQNIHSSQRTANYGIGDYAPPTNPYLWLGGPGVNNSSGYLHGSNPASYMPPTYGSQRQFLPGSSSFGGTDLGWLSIASQEELLKLVRPPYSYSALIAMAIQNAPEKKLTLSQIYQYVADNFPFYKKSKAGWQNSIRHNLSLNDCFKKVPRDEDDPGKGNYWTLDPNCEKMFDNGNFRRKRKRRSESNVADAVAGKGEDVRPSLGGKGAESPSIMAPSSPEMEVGSDDRKSTSPPGITSTPCLNNFFSNMTSLDTSSANRQMSLGLVNELTQRNITGLGTFPSGSLTEPSVDMQDNSLHLNRASYYNSFPTTNNQANQFNGHFYNTFSVNSLIYSRDGSEV from the exons ATGAACTCCGTTCATCTTTCAGCTCATCAGAGATCTACGACGTCCAGCCTACACCAGCCTCACCCAAAAAGTGCTCAGGAGGCACCAGAAATGGCCGTGTATTGTGAGAACTTTAGCATGTATCACCAGCAGAACATCCACTCCTCACAGAGGACAGCTAACTATGGGATAGGGGATTACGCTCCCCCGACTAATCCCTATTTATGGCTCGGTGGGCCTGGAGTGAATAATTCGTCCGGTTATCTACATGGAAGCAATCCTGCCTCTTACATGCCACCAACCTATGGATCACAAAGACAGTTTCTTCCCGGCTCTTCGAGTTTTGGTGGAACAGACTTGGGTTGGCTGTCAATCGCTTCCCAGGAAGAACTGCTCAAGTTGGTGAGACCGCCGTACTCTTATTCCGCTCTCATTGCCATGGCCATTCAAAATGCCCCGGAGAAGAAGCTGACGCTAAGCCAAATATACCAGTATGTAGCTGACAACTTTCCTTTCTACAAAAAGAGTAAAGCGGGCTGGCAGAACTCGATTCGGCACAACCTGTCTTTGAATGACTGTTTCAAGAAGGTTCCGAGAGATGAAGACGATCCAG GAAAAGGGAACTACTGGACGCTGGATCCCAACTGCGAGAAGATGTTCGACAACGGCAATTTCCGCAGGAAGAGAAAGCGCAGATCGGAATCCAACGTCGCCGACGCTGTAGCGGGTAAAGGTGAAGACGTTCGTCCATCCTTAGGGGGAAAAGGTGCGGAGAGTCCATCCATAATGGCACCATCGTCGCCCGAAATGGAAGTAGGTTCCGATGACCGGAAAAGTACGTCTCCCCCGGGGATCACGTCCACGCCCTGCCTGAACAACTTCTTTAGCAATATGACCTCCTTGGACACAAGCTCGGCAAACAGACAGATGTCTTTGGGGTTGGTGAATGAACTGACACAGAGAAACATCACTGGTTTGGGCACTTTCCCCTCAGGCTCTCTAACAGAACCATCTGTGGACATGCAGGACAACAGTCTGCACCTCAACAGGGCCTCTTATTACAACTCGTTCCCCACCACCAACAACCAGGCCAACCAATTCAACGGCCATTTTTACAACACCTTCAGCGTCAACAGCCTTATATACAGCAGGGATGGAAGTGAAGTCTAG